The Arcobacter roscoffensis genome segment TTCTGAAGCTTCTTGTTCTGCTAAAAGTAACTTCTTTAAAGCTTCTCTTTTTTCTTCTTCTAAAATATAGGCAAATTGTTCTGTCTCTTTTTGAAGTTCAATTACCTCTTCTACTACTGCTTCCATAAGCTTTTCAAGTTCTTTTTTTTCTTCATCAAGTTTTGATATATGTTGTCTCATTGTATTTTTATGCATCGCTAAGACTGCAAAATCTGATACTGAACCAAATTTATGAAGTGTTGCTGTATCTATTTTATTTTGAGTAAACATAATTTCAGCATCTAAAGTATCAATTTTTGCTTGTAATTGACCTTTTTCCATTAGTTTTTGATCAGTTTGAGTTTGTTTTAAATTATATAGTTTTTCAATCATAATCTAGTTCCCAAATATCAATATCAAATCCCAAAGATCTTTTGTATATGTAGCTATATGATCACCTACCCATGGTAAAGTTACTAATATAAAAGCTGATACAAAAATCATTTTAGGTACAAAGGATAAAGAAGCATCACTTACTTGAGTTACTGCTTGAAATACTGAAATTATTAAACCAATTATCATACTTACAATTAATGATGGCATTCCCAAAATAAGGATGATTTTTACAGTATTCTCTGCAATAGACATTAAATCCATTATTAATCTTTTATCTTGATTGTGATCTCTAATGTTTTATTATTTAAAAGTTTAGTAATAAGTTCTGCAATATCTTGTGCACTAGAACTACTTACTTCAATACTTTGTTCATTTTTACTACTATTTGAAGAAGATGGAAGCTGTGATTCTAAACTCTTAGTATTTATAGATTCCACATCATCTAAATTTTCAATAGCACTTAAAATATCATTTTCATTTAATGAATCTAATTCTGAAAATTCATCACTCATCTTCTCTCCTTGAATTGTTTCGTCAATATCTTTAGTAAAAGACTCATCCTTAGCTAAAAAGTCTTCACTTAATAAGTCCTCTAAATCTTCGTGATCTTCTTCAATATTCTCTTCTATTGGCTTAAAGTCCAATTCATTATCTAATTGACTTATTATATCATCATTTTCTAAATCGTTAATAAGGGAATCTATCTCATTTTCATCATTATTTAACTCTTCTTCAAAGTTTTGAAGTTCACTATCTTCGTTATTGCTGTTTTCATCATAATCAAAAGAACTATTGTTTAAGCCCATATCATCTTCAAAATTCATCAAATTTTCTAACTCTTTTTCAGACATTAGATTATCAGACTCATCAATAAAATCAAAGTTTTCTTCAATTTTGTCATCTTGTGGTGTTTCTTCTTCGATTATTTCAACAGCTGACTCCTCACCTTTTTCAAGTAATGAAGCTAACTCAGCATCTAATTCAAAATCATCTGAAAAATCTAAATCAGTTGAGTTATCTAAATTATCTTTAGTTTCTTCAGTTTTATTATTTTCTTCTTCTTGATTGTATGCATCATCTACAATATCTGCAATTGAGTTTTGAATATCTTGTGTTTCAGTTTTTTTTTGCTGTTCGTATTTTTCTATAATATATTTTGGGATTTCTTTTAAAGAATCTACTGATAAATCAGCAATTCCATTGTCAAGAAGAAACTCTTCTTCAATACCATCTTTAGGGGTAAGAAATTTTATTTTTTTTGAGAAGCCATCTTTTTTGATAATTTTTTCATCATCAATTAGATATATATCATTAGGATTATTTTTAATAATTGTTTTTAATTCTTCTAGGTTATTAATGTCTTTTATAATGCTATTTGCATCAAGTTTAAATTTAATATTGGCATGTTCTAAAGTCTCATGAATTTCTTTTTTAAATCCGCTATTACCATAAATATATACATTCAAACCAAAACCCTATAATACAATCATTTTTATTGTATAGATTATACCTTTTTTTATTAAATTTTTGATAAAATAAATACACTTAATTAGAGGGTGTTTATTTTGAAGTATTTTTTTTTAGTAGTATTATTTATCTCATCGTTATATTCCCAAACTATAAAAGATATATCAAACATAATTGGAATTAGAGAAAACCAACTTATTGGATATGGTTTAGTAGTTGGACTAGCAGGAACTGGTGACAAATCTAAGTTTACCATGCAAAGTTTACAAAACCTTCTTAGAAACTCATATATAAAAATACCAGCAGGGTCAATAAACTCAAAAAATATTGCAGCTGTAATGGTAACAGGGAAACTTCCTCCATTTTCAAGACAAGGTGATAAAGTAAAAATAAAAGTATCTACAATAGGTGATGCAAAATCTGTTGATAAAGGTGAGTTACTAATAACTCAGCTAAAAGGTGTAGATGGAAAAGTTTATGCACTAGCCCAAGGAACTATTGTGGCAGATGCTGATAATGAAACAACAGGCTTTATTTACGATGGTGCAACAGTTGAAAATGAGATTGACTTTAGTTTAAAAGATGAAGATTCAATTAGACTTAGTTTACTTAAAAGTTCTGCAAAAAATGCAGACTTAATTCAAACAAAAATCAATAAAAAATTTGGAAGAAAATTAGCAACGGCTTTAGATACAAGAACAATTGATGTAATAAAACCACCTGAGATGTCTATTGTTAAGTTTATAGCTTTAGTTGAGGGAATTGAATTAGATTCCAGCTTTAAAAAGAAAATCATAATTGACATGAATAGAAAATCTGTTATTACTGGTGGAGATATTATAATAGATCCTGTTACTATTGCAAGAGATTCATTTACGATCAGAATCAAAAAATCTCCACTTAAAGATAATCAATGGAGAGATGAAAAGCTAAATAAAGGTGTAGATGTTGGTGATGGTGTTAAAATCGTAGATAAACCTGTAGTTGATATAAACAATGCAAGAATTGACACAAGAGCACAACCAACTGTTTCTGATTTAGTTAGAGCTATGAAAGTTATGAAGCTACCAATGACAGAGATAATTGATACACTAAAGATGATAAAAGAACTTGGTGCTATTGATGTTGAATTTGAGATAAGAGGATAGTATGGCAGAATTTTTAAGTCAAGATGAAATTGATGCACTTTTAGATATTGCCGAACAAGGTGAGGACATTGATAATGCAACTCCCGCCGATAAAGTTGTATCAAAAGAAAAAAACTATTCAATTTACGATTTTAAAAAACCAAATAGAATATCACCAGAGCAATTTAAAGCCTTTTCAACTATGCATGATAAAATGCTAAGAGACTTTATAACAGATCTTTCAGCCATGCTTCGAAAAATTGTGGATATTAAACTTTACTCAATTGAACAAATGACTTATGGGGAGTTTATTTTATCTATTCCTCAAATTACATCACTAAATACTCTTTCTATTAAACCTATGGAAGGAAGAATTGTAATTGAATCAAACCCAGGAATTTCACATAAAATTATTGCTGAGTTATTAGGTTCAGGTGCAGTTAATACAAGTGATAATCTAGATAGAGAATTAACTGAAATTGAAGTTGAAATACTTGATCATTTTTATGAATTGGTTATTAAAAATCTTTATCGAACATGGGATGATGTATCAACTCTTAACTTTAAAGTTGAATCAAAAGATACAAATGCAAATGCAATCCAAATTATTTCAGATCATGAGATCGTTTTACTTGTTGTACTTGAAGTAACTATTGATGAAGAGTCAGGTTTCCTATCTATTTGTTACCCTATTTCATATATTGAACCCTTACTTGGTAAGGTTGTTGAGAAAGTATTCTCTGAGGGTAAGAATAGAAAATCAAGTAGAAAAAGAGATATTACAACACTTATTTCCGGTGCTAAAATGAAAATTGAAGCTATTATGGCTGAAACAGAATTAACAGCAGAAGAAATAATTAACCTTAAAGAAAATGACATTATAGTATTTAATAAAAATGCCACATCAGCTTCTACAAAAGTTTATATTAATAAAAAAGAAAAATTCCTTACAGTATCAGGAGTTTCAAACAATAGAAAAGCTATACAAATTCAAACTAATCTTGATAAAGAGAAACAAGAGACATTAGATACATTAAGAGTGATGAGAGAAGAAAGAATCACAAAAGCTCAAGAGACTTCCGAAAATATCAGAAGACTTCTAAAAGAAAAAGAAGAAGAGAAAAGAAAAGGGAAATATTAAATTTCCTCTTTAATTTTTAATCCTCTATACTCCAAGATAAAGTTTCCCCTGCGTACATTGGTACTACATTTTCATTTTTATATTCATAAATTTCAGGTACTACAAAATCTTTTTTAACTAATTTTATTTTCTTAGTTAAAGGTTTGAAGTTATATATTTTTTGAGCATTTAAAGATACAAAAGCGTTTAGGTTCTCTAAAGCTTGGTACTTCTCAAATAACTCAGTTAGTACTTGTAATGCAATTGGTGAAGTAAATACACCTGCTGCACAACCACAGCACTCTTTTTTATGTTTTGGGTGTGGCGCAGAATCTGAACCAAACATAAGTTTTGGATGAGCTTTTAAGGCTGCATCTAATAAAGCTGATCTATCTTCAGGTCTTTTTGCAATTGGTTTACAGAAAAGATGTGGTTGTAACATTCCACCTGCAACATCATCAAGTGTAATAAGTAAATGATGTAATGTAACTGTTGCATGAAGATTATCATATTTATCCATTAATTCCACCGCATCCGCAGTAGTAATATGTTCCATAATAATTGTTAAGTCAGGGAAAGCAGCAGCAATTGATTCATAAATTGGCATAAACTCTTTTTCTCTATCCATAACAAAACCATTTGTTTCACCATGAACACATAAAGGAATCCCTAGTTTACTCATTGATTCAAGTGTAGGTCTTAAAACTTCAACATCCATAGAAGAAACACCCGTTTCAGAGTTTGTAGTAATTCCTGCTGGATAAAGTTTAATACCTATAATATCATCTTTAACATCTTCCAAAAATTCATAAGAATAATCATTTTGAAAGAAAAGCGTGCAATAAGGCTCAAAAGTATCACCTTCACATGCTTCTTTAATTCTTTGTTTATAAGATAATAATGCTTCTTTAGTAGTAACTGGTGGTACCAAGTTAGGCATTATTAAAGCACCACTAAAAGTATTTGATGTTAGTGGACCAACAAGC includes the following:
- the pyrC gene encoding dihydroorotase; its protein translation is MSSVTTFEINEPLDMHLHLRDGDMLKLVGPLTSNTFSGALIMPNLVPPVTTKEALLSYKQRIKEACEGDTFEPYCTLFFQNDYSYEFLEDVKDDIIGIKLYPAGITTNSETGVSSMDVEVLRPTLESMSKLGIPLCVHGETNGFVMDREKEFMPIYESIAAAFPDLTIIMEHITTADAVELMDKYDNLHATVTLHHLLITLDDVAGGMLQPHLFCKPIAKRPEDRSALLDAALKAHPKLMFGSDSAPHPKHKKECCGCAAGVFTSPIALQVLTELFEKYQALENLNAFVSLNAQKIYNFKPLTKKIKLVKKDFVVPEIYEYKNENVVPMYAGETLSWSIED
- the fliM gene encoding flagellar motor switch protein FliM, whose product is MAEFLSQDEIDALLDIAEQGEDIDNATPADKVVSKEKNYSIYDFKKPNRISPEQFKAFSTMHDKMLRDFITDLSAMLRKIVDIKLYSIEQMTYGEFILSIPQITSLNTLSIKPMEGRIVIESNPGISHKIIAELLGSGAVNTSDNLDRELTEIEVEILDHFYELVIKNLYRTWDDVSTLNFKVESKDTNANAIQIISDHEIVLLVVLEVTIDEESGFLSICYPISYIEPLLGKVVEKVFSEGKNRKSSRKRDITTLISGAKMKIEAIMAETELTAEEIINLKENDIIVFNKNATSASTKVYINKKEKFLTVSGVSNNRKAIQIQTNLDKEKQETLDTLRVMREERITKAQETSENIRRLLKEKEEEKRKGKY
- a CDS encoding flagellar biosynthetic protein FliQ, producing MDLMSIAENTVKIILILGMPSLIVSMIIGLIISVFQAVTQVSDASLSFVPKMIFVSAFILVTLPWVGDHIATYTKDLWDLILIFGN
- a CDS encoding flagellar basal body P-ring protein FlgI; the encoded protein is MFILKYFFLVVLFISSLYSQTIKDISNIIGIRENQLIGYGLVVGLAGTGDKSKFTMQSLQNLLRNSYIKIPAGSINSKNIAAVMVTGKLPPFSRQGDKVKIKVSTIGDAKSVDKGELLITQLKGVDGKVYALAQGTIVADADNETTGFIYDGATVENEIDFSLKDEDSIRLSLLKSSAKNADLIQTKINKKFGRKLATALDTRTIDVIKPPEMSIVKFIALVEGIELDSSFKKKIIIDMNRKSVITGGDIIIDPVTIARDSFTIRIKKSPLKDNQWRDEKLNKGVDVGDGVKIVDKPVVDINNARIDTRAQPTVSDLVRAMKVMKLPMTEIIDTLKMIKELGAIDVEFEIRG